Proteins co-encoded in one Cupriavidus nantongensis genomic window:
- a CDS encoding TlpA disulfide reductase family protein yields the protein MTTTPASKTSRKPWPIVAAVVVLALLGWFGYRALSPSGTAPAATFTLLSGEKVSTADLKGKVYLVNFWATSCATCIKEMPDMVKTYEQFKGKGLEFVAVAMNYDPPMYVMNFAKTRGLPFKVAMDSDGSAAKAFGNVGLTPTTFVIDKEGRILKRYVGEPEWDALHKLLDGALAKSV from the coding sequence ATGACCACTACCCCTGCCTCCAAGACTTCCCGCAAGCCCTGGCCCATCGTCGCCGCCGTGGTGGTGCTGGCGCTGCTGGGCTGGTTCGGCTACCGCGCGCTGTCGCCGTCCGGTACCGCGCCGGCCGCCACCTTCACGCTGCTGTCCGGCGAAAAGGTCAGCACCGCCGACCTCAAGGGCAAGGTCTACCTGGTCAACTTCTGGGCCACCAGCTGCGCCACCTGCATCAAGGAGATGCCGGACATGGTCAAGACCTACGAGCAGTTCAAGGGCAAGGGGCTGGAATTCGTTGCGGTGGCGATGAACTACGACCCGCCCATGTATGTGATGAACTTTGCCAAGACCCGCGGGCTGCCGTTCAAGGTGGCGATGGACAGCGACGGCAGCGCGGCCAAGGCCTTCGGCAATGTGGGGCTGACGCCGACCACCTTCGTGATCGACAAGGAAGGCCGCATCCTGAAGCGCTATGTCGGCGAGCCCGAATGGGACGCGCTGCACAAGCTGCTCGACGGCGCGCTGGCAAAGTCTGTGTAA
- a CDS encoding thioredoxin fold domain-containing protein: MPVSRLARTAAACTRLHWLAAGALLAAMAGVAGVCAASPAHLPPATDLAAHGADAARRGEPLVVLVSMPGCGYCDAVRRNYLGPQAAAGEIAVRELDMTADTPLRDADGNPTTARAWARAHQVRVAPTVLFLDRHGRAAAGPLRGMQPDFYGAYLEQALAQARAAVAARK; encoded by the coding sequence ATGCCTGTATCCCGCCTCGCCCGAACCGCTGCCGCCTGCACCCGTCTGCACTGGCTGGCCGCGGGCGCGCTATTGGCGGCGATGGCCGGCGTCGCCGGCGTGTGCGCCGCCAGCCCTGCGCACCTGCCGCCGGCCACCGATCTCGCCGCCCACGGCGCCGACGCCGCGCGCCGCGGCGAGCCGCTGGTGGTGCTGGTGTCGATGCCGGGCTGCGGCTATTGCGACGCGGTGCGCCGCAACTACCTGGGCCCGCAGGCGGCCGCCGGCGAGATCGCCGTGCGCGAGCTCGACATGACCGCCGACACCCCGCTGCGCGATGCCGATGGCAACCCCACCACCGCGCGCGCCTGGGCCCGCGCGCACCAGGTCAGGGTGGCGCCGACGGTGCTGTTCCTGGACCGCCACGGCCGCGCCGCAGCCGGCCCGCTGCGCGGCATGCAGCCCGACTTCTACGGCGCCTACCTGGAACAGGCGCTGGCGCAGGCGCGCGCCGCCGTCGCCGCGCGCAAGTGA
- a CDS encoding LysE family transporter has protein sequence MRWEVWLAYFAACWVIAVSPGSGAVLSMSHGLSYGLRRTTTTIFGLQAGLVIVLLVAGGGLGALLLASEQAFMVVKKVGALYLIYLGIQQWRARVEPSAEHDGGPARVAVMSRRRRFATGLLTNVTNPKGIIFMVAVLPQFIDPNRPLALQLAILAATMCCVDLVVMHGYALLASRMQGLFRNARAVLWQNRFFGSVLMAVGAALFFVRRQHA, from the coding sequence ATGCGTTGGGAAGTCTGGTTGGCCTATTTCGCCGCGTGCTGGGTGATCGCGGTGTCGCCGGGATCGGGCGCGGTGCTGTCGATGAGCCATGGCCTGTCGTACGGGCTGCGCCGGACCACCACCACCATCTTCGGCCTACAGGCCGGGCTGGTGATCGTGCTGCTGGTGGCCGGCGGCGGGCTGGGCGCGCTGCTGCTGGCGTCGGAGCAGGCCTTCATGGTGGTCAAGAAGGTCGGCGCGCTGTACCTGATCTATCTCGGCATCCAGCAATGGCGTGCCAGGGTTGAACCGAGTGCCGAGCACGATGGCGGGCCGGCGCGCGTGGCCGTGATGAGCCGGCGCCGACGCTTCGCCACTGGCCTGCTGACCAATGTGACCAACCCCAAGGGCATCATCTTCATGGTCGCGGTGCTGCCGCAGTTCATCGACCCGAACCGGCCGCTGGCGCTTCAACTGGCCATCCTGGCCGCCACCATGTGCTGCGTCGACCTGGTGGTGATGCATGGCTACGCGCTGCTGGCGTCGCGCATGCAGGGGCTGTTCCGCAATGCGCGCGCGGTGCTGTGGCAGAACCGGTTTTTCGGCAGCGTGCTGATGGCGGTGGGCGCGGCGCTGTTCTTCGTGCGCCGCCAGCACGCCTGA
- a CDS encoding GntR family transcriptional regulator has product MDQRLQALRPDEADATPIYLQVARKLTAAIQAGQWRVGDALPSERTLVDSLGISRVTARRALQVLADEGTITRSRGAGTFIAPRTEPRPARLDNFSELARRRGMTPASELVAFERRRATAQESAELALPEGDEIVRLTRLRKADGQIYWMDVTTLALAVLPDASAIGESLYAYLERIGKPVLRVTETLRAVVANAELAARLGIGPGEPLLHIRRTGYTHGDKPVELTDAYCLNDFYELKQ; this is encoded by the coding sequence ATGGATCAACGGCTGCAGGCCCTCAGGCCGGATGAGGCGGACGCCACGCCGATCTACCTGCAGGTGGCGCGCAAGCTCACCGCCGCCATCCAGGCGGGGCAATGGCGCGTGGGCGATGCGCTGCCGTCGGAGCGCACGCTGGTCGATTCGCTGGGGATTTCACGCGTCACCGCGCGGCGCGCGCTGCAGGTGCTGGCCGACGAAGGCACCATCACGCGCAGCCGCGGCGCGGGCACCTTTATCGCCCCGCGCACCGAGCCCCGGCCGGCGCGGCTGGACAACTTCAGCGAGCTGGCGCGCCGCCGCGGCATGACGCCGGCAAGCGAGCTGGTGGCATTCGAGCGGCGCCGCGCCACCGCGCAGGAAAGCGCGGAACTGGCGCTGCCCGAAGGCGACGAGATCGTCAGGCTGACGCGGCTGCGCAAGGCTGACGGGCAGATCTACTGGATGGATGTGACCACGCTGGCGCTGGCCGTGCTGCCCGACGCCAGCGCCATCGGCGAATCGCTCTACGCCTACCTGGAGCGGATCGGCAAGCCGGTGCTGCGCGTCACCGAGACGCTGCGCGCGGTGGTTGCCAACGCGGAACTGGCCGCGCGCCTGGGCATCGGGCCGGGCGAGCCGCTGCTGCATATCCGCCGCACCGGCTACACCCATGGCGACAAGCCGGTCGAGCTGACCGACGCCTACTGCCTGAACGACTTCTACGAGCTGAAGCAATAG
- the ptsP gene encoding phosphoenolpyruvate--protein phosphotransferase codes for MAETSETLLLLAPLRGVLLPLAAVPDPVFAEGLFGEGVAIDPLGDTLVAPCDGVVLHLAATGHALTLQAPCGAQVLLHVGIDTVSLRGEGFAPCVAQGTVVRQGDPLIRFDADRVARQARSLVTVMAVAHGIGFAVADRTDAGLAEAGRTVVLRVRAAGPAQAATPAPQADVPDVPNVTPAATLRRTLTLACAGGLHARPAARARAAMHGLDATVTLHYGGRQASLASLVALLALSADEGATVELAASGRDAGAALDAVARELQRTDAGEAHAVFPVGAAPAAAAPDGELPPGCIAGVAAAPGIAIGPLHWWRDAAPEPDPAGQGVAAERAALRAALAAVDAQLARDSAAASARQDPAGAGIFAMHRALLEDPALRAAADALVDAGNSAGFAWREATRAEAATLSAMADRRAADRAADVLDLGKRVLRVLAGNHGGAERAAGAAAGLPPADGGQPVVLAADEFTPSDLAGLERSRVAALAMVRGGPTSHAAILARQAGIPCLVALGSALERLPDGTPVIADGDRARLQANPDQALLAAAASSARLRAHQRQAELRAAHAPAGTRDGVHIEVAANIGSVDDARQAVAHGADAVGLLRTELLFLHGAAAPTVADHTASCQAVVDALDGRSAIVRTLDIGGDKEAAWLRLPAEDNPALGLRGVRLAQACPQLLDDQLRGLLAVRTQAPLRILLPMVSEVGELLHWRARIRTLAAEAGADAGIEVGVMIEVPAAALLAGQLAEHADFFSIGTNDLTQYTLAMDRCQPELAARMDGLHPAVLRLIAATTEGAACHGRWVGVCGALAGDPLAVPVLLGLGVTELSVDAGLVPATKARVRTLAHADCRQRAAGLLRLPSAAAVRDACRQYWPA; via the coding sequence ATGGCTGAGACGAGCGAAACCCTGTTGCTGCTGGCGCCGTTGCGCGGCGTGCTGCTGCCGCTTGCGGCGGTGCCCGATCCGGTCTTTGCCGAAGGCTTGTTTGGCGAAGGCGTGGCCATCGATCCGCTGGGCGATACCCTCGTGGCGCCCTGCGACGGCGTGGTGCTGCACCTGGCCGCGACCGGGCACGCGCTGACGCTGCAGGCGCCGTGCGGCGCGCAGGTGCTGCTGCATGTCGGCATCGACACCGTGTCGTTGCGCGGCGAAGGCTTTGCGCCTTGCGTGGCGCAGGGCACCGTGGTGCGCCAGGGCGACCCGCTGATCCGCTTCGATGCCGATCGCGTGGCGCGCCAGGCACGCAGCCTGGTGACGGTGATGGCAGTGGCCCACGGCATTGGCTTCGCCGTTGCCGACCGCACCGATGCCGGCCTGGCCGAGGCGGGCCGCACCGTGGTGCTGCGGGTGCGCGCGGCGGGCCCGGCGCAAGCCGCCACGCCTGCTCCGCAAGCCGATGTCCCCGACGTCCCCAATGTCACCCCCGCGGCCACGCTGCGGCGCACGCTTACGCTGGCCTGCGCCGGCGGCCTGCATGCGCGCCCGGCCGCACGCGCGCGCGCGGCCATGCACGGGCTGGATGCCACGGTGACGCTGCACTATGGCGGTCGCCAGGCCAGCCTGGCGAGCCTGGTGGCGCTGCTGGCGCTGTCCGCCGACGAAGGCGCGACGGTGGAGCTGGCCGCCAGCGGGCGCGATGCCGGCGCCGCGCTGGATGCGGTGGCGCGCGAGCTGCAGCGCACCGATGCCGGCGAAGCGCACGCGGTGTTCCCCGTCGGCGCGGCGCCGGCGGCGGCTGCGCCGGACGGCGAACTGCCGCCTGGCTGCATCGCCGGCGTGGCCGCCGCGCCGGGCATCGCCATCGGCCCGCTGCATTGGTGGCGCGACGCGGCGCCCGAGCCGGACCCGGCCGGCCAGGGCGTGGCCGCGGAGCGCGCCGCCCTGCGTGCCGCGCTGGCCGCGGTCGATGCGCAGCTGGCGCGCGACAGCGCGGCCGCCAGTGCGCGCCAGGATCCCGCCGGGGCCGGCATTTTCGCCATGCACCGCGCGCTGCTGGAAGACCCGGCGCTGCGGGCCGCGGCCGATGCCCTGGTCGACGCCGGCAACAGCGCCGGCTTTGCCTGGCGCGAAGCCACCCGCGCCGAAGCCGCGACGCTGTCCGCCATGGCCGACCGCCGCGCCGCCGACCGTGCCGCCGACGTGCTCGACCTGGGCAAGCGCGTGCTGCGCGTGCTGGCCGGCAATCATGGTGGCGCCGAGCGCGCGGCCGGCGCGGCCGCTGGCTTGCCGCCAGCCGACGGCGGGCAACCGGTGGTGCTCGCCGCCGACGAATTCACCCCTTCCGACCTGGCCGGGCTGGAGCGCAGCCGCGTCGCCGCGCTGGCGATGGTGCGCGGCGGCCCGACCTCGCACGCCGCCATCCTGGCGCGCCAGGCGGGCATCCCGTGCCTGGTGGCGCTGGGCAGCGCGCTGGAGCGCCTGCCCGATGGCACGCCGGTCATCGCCGACGGCGACCGCGCGCGCCTGCAAGCCAACCCGGATCAAGCGCTGCTCGCCGCCGCCGCCAGCAGCGCCAGGCTGCGCGCGCACCAGCGCCAGGCCGAGCTGCGCGCCGCGCACGCGCCGGCCGGCACGCGCGACGGCGTGCACATCGAAGTGGCGGCCAATATCGGCAGCGTCGACGACGCGCGCCAGGCAGTCGCGCATGGCGCCGACGCGGTGGGCCTGCTGCGCACCGAACTGCTGTTCCTGCATGGCGCCGCCGCGCCCACCGTCGCCGACCACACCGCCAGCTGCCAGGCCGTCGTCGATGCGCTGGATGGCCGCAGCGCGATCGTGCGCACGCTGGATATCGGCGGCGACAAGGAGGCCGCCTGGCTGCGCCTGCCGGCCGAGGACAACCCCGCGCTGGGGCTGCGCGGCGTGCGCCTGGCGCAGGCCTGCCCGCAACTGCTGGACGACCAGTTGCGCGGCCTGCTGGCGGTGCGCACGCAGGCGCCGCTGCGCATCCTGCTGCCGATGGTCAGCGAGGTCGGCGAGCTGCTGCACTGGCGCGCGCGCATCCGCACGCTCGCGGCCGAAGCCGGTGCCGATGCCGGCATCGAGGTCGGCGTGATGATCGAGGTGCCGGCCGCCGCGCTGCTGGCCGGGCAGCTGGCCGAGCACGCCGACTTCTTCTCGATCGGCACCAACGACCTGACCCAGTACACGCTGGCGATGGACCGCTGCCAGCCGGAACTGGCGGCGCGCATGGACGGGCTGCATCCCGCGGTGCTGCGCCTGATTGCCGCCACCACCGAGGGCGCCGCGTGCCACGGGCGTTGGGTGGGCGTGTGCGGCGCGCTCGCGGGCGATCCGCTGGCGGTGCCGGTGCTGCTGGGGCTGGGTGTGACCGAGCTGTCGGTCGACGCCGGGCTGGTGCCGGCCACCAAGGCGCGGGTCCGCACGCTGGCGCATGCGGACTGCCGCCAGCGCGCCGCCGGCCTGCTGCGGCTGCCTTCGGCCGCGGCGGTGCGCGACGCGTGCCGGCAGTACTGGCCGGCCTGA
- the nagE gene encoding N-acetylglucosamine-specific PTS transporter subunit IIBC — MKIDLLPRVQRLGATLMLPIAVLPVAGLLLRLGQPDVFDIRVMAEAGNAVFANLPLLFAIGVAVGFARDNNGAAALAGAIGYLVLTTVMKTADASLDMGVLAGIVAGALAGSLYNRYRGITLPPYLGFFAGKRFVPIATALACLLLGIVLAYAWAPVQAGINLAGAWLTTAGSAGAFVFGLLNRLLLVTGLHHLINTLAWFVFGNYADPATGAMVAGDLHRYFAGDPGAGLFMTGFFPVMMFGLPAACLAMYHETPRPRRALVGGMLFSMALTSFLTGITEPIEFSFMFLAPMLYALHALLTGLSMALCHLLDIRLGFTFSAGAIDYVLGYGLSSRGWLALPLGLAYALVYYGLFRCFIRRFNLPTPGRDEAAPAAPADAAAQRAGASVAQRYVEALGGAANLVVVDACTTRLRLNVADIGAVSEPQLKALGVRGVLRRPPNVVQVVIGPQAEQVAGEIRDVLQHAAQAPAAAAGGFDPGWWIDALGGAANIAAVSVVALTRLRVVVRERARVQAARLEGSPLMWVDDDTAHIAFGHAADGYAAALQGALQARPD; from the coding sequence ATGAAGATCGACCTGCTGCCCAGGGTGCAACGCCTGGGCGCCACGCTGATGCTGCCGATCGCCGTGCTGCCGGTGGCGGGCCTGCTGCTGCGCCTGGGCCAGCCCGACGTTTTCGACATCCGCGTGATGGCCGAGGCCGGCAACGCGGTCTTTGCCAACCTGCCGCTGCTGTTCGCGATCGGCGTGGCGGTGGGCTTTGCGCGCGACAACAACGGCGCCGCGGCGCTCGCCGGCGCCATCGGCTACCTGGTGCTGACCACGGTGATGAAAACTGCCGACGCGTCGCTCGACATGGGCGTGCTGGCCGGCATCGTCGCCGGCGCGCTCGCCGGCAGCCTCTACAACCGCTACCGCGGCATCACGCTGCCGCCTTACCTGGGCTTCTTTGCCGGCAAGCGCTTCGTGCCCATCGCCACCGCGCTGGCGTGCCTGCTGCTGGGCATCGTGCTGGCCTATGCGTGGGCGCCGGTGCAGGCCGGCATCAACCTTGCCGGGGCGTGGCTGACCACTGCCGGTTCCGCCGGCGCGTTCGTGTTCGGGCTGCTGAACCGGCTGTTGCTGGTGACCGGGCTGCACCACCTGATCAATACGCTGGCGTGGTTCGTGTTCGGCAACTATGCCGACCCCGCCACCGGCGCGATGGTGGCGGGCGACCTGCACCGCTATTTCGCCGGCGACCCCGGCGCGGGCCTGTTCATGACCGGCTTTTTCCCGGTGATGATGTTCGGCCTGCCGGCGGCCTGCCTGGCGATGTACCACGAGACCCCGCGGCCGCGGCGCGCACTGGTGGGCGGCATGCTGTTCTCGATGGCGCTGACCTCGTTCCTGACCGGCATCACCGAGCCGATCGAGTTCAGCTTTATGTTCCTGGCGCCGATGCTGTACGCGCTGCATGCGCTGCTGACCGGCCTGTCGATGGCGCTGTGCCACCTGCTCGATATCCGTCTGGGCTTCACCTTCTCGGCGGGCGCGATCGACTACGTGCTGGGCTATGGCCTGTCCAGCCGCGGCTGGCTGGCTCTGCCGCTGGGGCTGGCGTATGCGCTGGTCTACTACGGCCTGTTCCGCTGTTTCATCCGCCGCTTCAACCTGCCGACCCCGGGCCGCGACGAGGCCGCGCCCGCGGCGCCGGCCGACGCCGCGGCGCAGCGCGCCGGCGCCAGCGTGGCGCAACGCTATGTCGAGGCGCTCGGCGGCGCCGCCAACCTGGTCGTGGTCGATGCCTGCACCACGCGGCTGCGGCTGAACGTGGCCGATATCGGCGCGGTGTCCGAGCCGCAGCTCAAGGCGCTGGGCGTGCGCGGCGTGCTCAGGCGCCCGCCCAACGTGGTGCAGGTGGTGATCGGCCCGCAGGCCGAGCAGGTGGCGGGCGAGATCCGGGACGTGCTGCAGCACGCCGCGCAAGCCCCGGCCGCCGCGGCCGGCGGCTTCGATCCCGGCTGGTGGATCGACGCGCTCGGCGGCGCGGCCAATATCGCCGCGGTCAGCGTGGTGGCGCTGACGCGGCTGCGCGTGGTGGTGCGCGAGCGCGCCCGGGTGCAGGCCGCGCGCCTGGAAGGCAGCCCGCTGATGTGGGTGGACGACGACACCGCGCATATCGCCTTCGGCCATGCGGCAGACGGCTACGCGGCCGCGCTGCAGGGGGCCCTGCAAGCCCGGCCCGACTGA
- a CDS encoding porin produces the protein MKRIALTTLLAASAGSACAQAAGTGITLYGRAVAGLDYVNGIARGGGAADTLRFGSNQYGVSFWGLRGAEDLGGGLRGVFNLEGMVTSGTGRSDPLFGRRAQAGLAGNDWGALLLGRAMSLTDDESGAIDPMGLQASSIATLVYGRNWGSRPNAVTYNSPVWDGLSLRAQAGSDGVAGSFSRGRQLSAAIKYARGNLSLTGIYEELRDAQGRMDNLYASSRQYTLGGSYALDDLRLFAGYNLTVSSGATVATPENPYAATRSQMAWVGANYRVLPALTLLSGVYYATLNQHGGHGTLVTLGAKYDLSKRTSLYGTVASVFNSRNATFSVEASPETMPRAGANQQGAYAGIIHLF, from the coding sequence GTGAAACGCATTGCATTGACGACGCTGCTCGCGGCGTCGGCCGGCAGCGCCTGCGCGCAAGCGGCCGGCACCGGCATCACCCTGTACGGCCGCGCCGTGGCCGGCCTCGACTATGTCAACGGCATCGCCCGCGGCGGCGGCGCTGCCGACACCCTGCGCTTCGGCAGCAACCAGTACGGCGTCAGCTTCTGGGGCCTGCGCGGCGCCGAAGACCTGGGCGGCGGCCTGCGCGGGGTGTTCAATCTCGAGGGCATGGTCACCTCCGGCACCGGCCGCTCCGATCCGCTGTTCGGCCGCCGCGCGCAGGCAGGGCTGGCCGGCAACGACTGGGGCGCGCTGCTGCTGGGCCGCGCCATGAGCCTGACCGACGACGAGAGCGGCGCAATCGATCCGATGGGGCTGCAGGCCAGCTCGATCGCGACGCTGGTCTACGGCCGCAACTGGGGCTCGCGCCCCAACGCCGTGACCTACAACTCGCCCGTGTGGGACGGGCTGAGCCTGCGCGCGCAGGCGGGCAGCGATGGCGTGGCGGGCAGCTTCAGCCGCGGCCGGCAGCTGAGCGCGGCCATCAAGTACGCCCGGGGCAATCTCAGCCTGACCGGCATCTATGAAGAGCTGCGCGACGCGCAGGGCCGCATGGACAACCTGTACGCCAGCTCGCGCCAGTACACGCTGGGCGGCAGCTATGCGCTCGACGACCTGCGCCTGTTTGCCGGCTACAACCTGACCGTGTCGTCGGGCGCCACCGTGGCCACGCCGGAAAACCCGTATGCCGCCACGCGCAGCCAGATGGCCTGGGTGGGCGCCAACTACCGCGTGCTGCCGGCGCTGACGCTGCTGTCCGGCGTCTACTACGCCACCCTGAACCAGCATGGGGGGCATGGCACGCTGGTCACACTGGGCGCAAAGTATGACTTGTCGAAGCGCACCTCGCTGTATGGCACCGTCGCCTCGGTGTTCAACTCGCGCAACGCCACGTTCTCGGTCGAGGCCTCGCCGGAGACCATGCCGCGCGCGGGGGCGAACCAGCAGGGTGCGTATGCCGGCATCATCCACCTGTTCTGA
- the nagA gene encoding N-acetylglucosamine-6-phosphate deacetylase — MKGNILTPAGWILGEIHAGADGRIARIEGVPVAPGGNDAPYLLPGFVDLLNHGGGGMDFMDGEAAVPVVLRAHVRFGTTSLLATTMTAPHAALLPAVQALGRACAARPAGAARLLGVHLEGPYISPGKLGAQPDAPAIATPQDLAQYLDAAPLKVVTLAPELPGHLDIIRQLAARGVRVQLGHTLGTYEDAVAALEAGASGFTHLFNAMTPLRHRAPGMVAAALAHAEFAELIPDLLHVHPGAIRAALRAIPRLYAVTDATAAAGMPDGTYHLGSQTVYKAHGSVRLADGTLAGSVLTMDQALRNFVAIGLDLADASRRVSLYPAQYLGLADRGMLAEGCWADVVELDRALSVRRVHVEGECCVANA, encoded by the coding sequence ATGAAGGGGAACATCCTGACGCCGGCCGGCTGGATCCTGGGCGAGATCCATGCCGGCGCCGACGGCCGCATCGCGCGCATCGAAGGCGTGCCGGTCGCACCCGGGGGCAACGATGCGCCGTACCTGCTGCCGGGGTTTGTCGACCTGCTCAACCACGGCGGCGGCGGCATGGACTTCATGGATGGCGAGGCCGCGGTGCCGGTGGTGCTGCGCGCGCATGTGCGCTTCGGCACCACCAGCCTGCTGGCCACCACCATGACCGCGCCGCACGCTGCGCTGCTGCCCGCGGTGCAGGCACTTGGCCGCGCCTGTGCCGCGCGCCCGGCCGGCGCGGCGCGGCTGCTGGGCGTACACCTGGAAGGCCCTTATATCAGCCCCGGCAAGCTGGGCGCGCAGCCGGACGCCCCGGCCATCGCCACGCCGCAAGACCTGGCGCAGTACCTCGACGCGGCGCCGCTGAAGGTGGTAACGCTGGCGCCCGAACTGCCCGGCCACCTGGACATCATCCGCCAGCTCGCCGCGCGCGGCGTGCGCGTGCAGCTGGGCCACACCCTGGGCACCTATGAAGACGCGGTGGCCGCGCTCGAGGCCGGCGCCAGCGGCTTTACGCACCTGTTCAACGCCATGACGCCGCTGCGCCACCGCGCGCCGGGCATGGTCGCGGCGGCGCTGGCGCATGCCGAGTTCGCCGAGCTGATCCCGGACCTGCTGCACGTGCATCCCGGCGCGATCCGCGCCGCGCTGCGCGCGATCCCGCGCTTGTATGCGGTCACCGATGCCACCGCCGCCGCGGGCATGCCCGACGGCACGTACCACCTCGGCAGCCAGACCGTCTACAAGGCCCATGGCAGCGTACGGCTGGCCGACGGCACGCTGGCCGGCAGCGTGCTGACCATGGACCAGGCGCTGCGCAACTTCGTCGCGATCGGGCTGGACCTGGCCGACGCCTCGCGGCGCGTGTCGCTGTACCCGGCGCAGTACCTGGGCCTTGCCGACCGCGGCATGCTGGCCGAGGGCTGCTGGGCCGACGTGGTGGAACTGGACCGCGCGCTGTCGGTGCGCCGCGTGCATGTCGAAGGAGAGTGCTGTGTCGCGAATGCTTGA
- a CDS encoding SIS domain-containing protein, translating into MLEEALSAPAVVAAQLADAPRVAALAAQLAAHDWPALLTVARGSSDHAASYFAALATRRLGVPVASLPMSTVTLNDGALRVAGQLALAFSQSGRSPDLVETMQALRAGGAATVALVNAPASPLAQACAHALPLHAGPEHSVAATKSYIAMLSLSALLVGHIEAARGGGRVLLDACAGLPAALAAAAAQDWSALVPALRDAQRMMVLGRGAGLAIAQEAALKLKETAGIQAEAFSGAEVRHGPMELIGSGYPLLVFAPRGPEQAGLLALAAEMRARGARVLLAAPAGTNDAGGPVALPLVPADAPLLDPVCAIQSFYVAAHALALARGRNPDQPQYLRKVTETR; encoded by the coding sequence ATGCTTGAAGAAGCCCTGAGCGCGCCCGCCGTGGTGGCCGCGCAGCTGGCCGACGCACCGCGCGTGGCGGCGCTGGCCGCGCAACTGGCCGCGCACGACTGGCCCGCGCTGCTGACGGTGGCGCGTGGCAGCTCGGACCACGCCGCCAGCTATTTCGCCGCGCTGGCCACGCGCCGGCTGGGCGTGCCGGTGGCGTCGCTGCCGATGTCGACGGTGACGCTGAATGACGGCGCGCTGCGCGTGGCCGGCCAACTGGCGCTGGCGTTCTCGCAGTCGGGCCGCAGCCCGGACCTGGTCGAGACCATGCAGGCACTGCGCGCCGGCGGCGCCGCCACCGTGGCGCTGGTCAACGCGCCGGCTTCGCCGCTGGCGCAGGCGTGCGCGCATGCTTTGCCGCTGCACGCCGGACCCGAGCACAGCGTGGCCGCGACCAAGAGCTATATCGCCATGCTGTCGCTGTCGGCGCTGCTGGTCGGGCATATCGAGGCCGCGCGCGGCGGCGGGCGCGTGTTGCTCGATGCCTGCGCCGGCTTGCCCGCCGCGCTGGCCGCGGCCGCGGCGCAGGACTGGTCCGCGCTGGTGCCGGCGCTGCGCGACGCGCAGCGCATGATGGTGCTGGGCCGCGGCGCCGGCCTGGCGATCGCGCAGGAAGCGGCGCTCAAGCTCAAGGAAACCGCCGGCATCCAGGCCGAAGCGTTTTCCGGCGCCGAAGTCCGGCACGGCCCGATGGAGCTCATCGGCAGCGGCTATCCGCTGCTGGTATTCGCGCCGCGTGGGCCGGAACAGGCCGGGCTGCTGGCGCTGGCCGCCGAGATGCGTGCACGCGGCGCGCGCGTGCTGCTGGCCGCGCCCGCTGGCACGAATGATGCGGGTGGTCCGGTGGCGTTGCCGCTGGTGCCGGCCGATGCGCCGCTGCTGGACCCGGTCTGCGCGATCCAGAGTTTCTATGTCGCCGCGCACGCGCTGGCGCTGGCGCGCGGGCGCAATCCAGACCAGCCGCAATACCTGCGCAAGGTGACCGAGACGCGCTGA